The Yoonia sp. SS1-5 genome contains a region encoding:
- a CDS encoding VWA domain-containing protein translates to MSEGARRWRLALGRYANQQLGGLGGQDGLMDQTLDYLYGREYQGRGLEQDRGPGSLDPTQMQALNWLGKAKGLFPQSVFETLQGHALDRYGLTDLLKDPKTLDSLEPNQDLLRVLLGFHDRADPAIKAKLREVADRIIRDIMERLRHDVMRAFSGRRNRFRRSNIPSAANFDWRNTLRENLKTYDPETRRIIAQTLRFNSREKRRLPWTVVLCVDQSGSMTDSVIHSAVMAAILCGLPGVTVKMVLFDTSIIDVSDRLTDPLDTLLSVQLGGGTNIGRAVTYCEDFIADPERTVFALITDFAEGASPRALYAALARMSEARVRMIGLVALDEQATPYFDPMIAGRAADIGMQVGAMTPDKFAEWLAEIMT, encoded by the coding sequence ATGAGCGAGGGGGCAAGACGCTGGCGTCTGGCCCTTGGCCGCTATGCCAATCAGCAGTTGGGCGGTCTTGGGGGGCAGGACGGGCTTATGGATCAAACGCTCGATTATCTTTATGGCCGTGAATATCAGGGGCGCGGGCTGGAACAGGATCGTGGACCGGGATCGCTGGACCCGACGCAGATGCAGGCGCTCAATTGGCTTGGCAAGGCCAAGGGGCTGTTCCCGCAATCGGTGTTTGAGACGTTGCAGGGGCATGCGTTGGACCGTTATGGGCTGACCGATCTGCTGAAAGACCCCAAAACGCTTGATAGTCTGGAACCCAATCAGGATCTGCTCAGGGTGCTCTTGGGTTTTCATGACCGTGCTGACCCCGCGATCAAGGCCAAGTTGCGCGAAGTGGCGGACCGCATCATTCGTGACATCATGGAACGGTTGCGTCACGACGTGATGCGCGCGTTTTCGGGACGCCGGAACCGGTTTCGCCGCTCCAATATCCCGTCAGCTGCGAATTTCGATTGGCGCAATACGTTGCGTGAGAACCTCAAGACCTATGACCCGGAGACCCGCCGGATTATTGCGCAGACCCTGCGCTTTAACAGCCGCGAAAAGCGCCGGTTGCCGTGGACGGTCGTGCTGTGCGTCGATCAATCAGGCTCGATGACCGACAGTGTGATCCACTCGGCGGTGATGGCCGCCATCCTGTGCGGTCTGCCGGGTGTGACGGTGAAGATGGTTCTGTTTGATACCTCGATCATCGATGTGTCCGACCGGCTGACCGATCCGTTGGACACGTTGTTGTCGGTGCAACTGGGCGGCGGGACCAACATTGGCCGTGCGGTGACCTATTGCGAGGATTTCATCGCAGACCCCGAACGCACGGTCTTTGCCCTGATCACAGACTTTGCCGAAGGGGCATCGCCCCGCGCGCTTTATGCAGCGCTTGCCCGGATGTCGGAGGCGCGGGTGCGGATGATTGGATTGGTGGCGCTGGACGAACAGGCCACGCCGTATTTTGATCCGATGATTGCGGGCAGGGCGGCTGACATCGGCATGCAGGTGGGGGCGATGACGCCCGACAAGTTTGCGGAGTGGTTGGCGGAGATCATGACATGA
- a CDS encoding DUF6502 family protein, which yields MLDRLLAPFARLMVARGVQFPELSERLKAHYVEAAKGLSDGKLTDSRLSVLTGLQRRDIARLRALPVPEPRPHHLARLLALWQTEQDYGGRDLPKNGPAPSFEALAKVVRKDIHPRTMLDTLEEAGAVAIDTDTQEVRLLQSSYQPLSGSEDQLAYLTQNLGDHFDAATENVLGQGPPHFERAVHYTELSADQVAALKTAYDAGQMAMLKDLSTQAAEMKKSAKELPKERRSFRFRAGGYFYSKQDDVP from the coding sequence TTGCTTGATAGACTGCTCGCCCCTTTCGCCCGGCTGATGGTTGCGCGTGGGGTCCAGTTTCCTGAACTCTCCGAACGGCTCAAGGCCCACTATGTCGAAGCGGCGAAGGGGCTGAGTGATGGCAAACTGACCGATAGCCGCCTGTCGGTGCTGACCGGTTTGCAGCGGCGCGATATCGCGCGTCTGCGTGCCTTGCCTGTGCCAGAGCCGCGCCCGCATCACCTCGCGCGGCTCTTGGCGCTATGGCAAACGGAACAGGACTATGGCGGGCGTGACTTGCCAAAAAACGGCCCTGCGCCGTCATTTGAGGCGCTGGCCAAGGTTGTGCGCAAGGACATCCACCCGCGCACCATGCTGGACACATTGGAGGAGGCAGGGGCTGTTGCGATTGACACCGACACCCAGGAGGTGCGCCTTTTGCAATCGTCGTATCAGCCGCTATCGGGGTCGGAGGACCAACTGGCCTATCTGACCCAGAACCTTGGCGATCATTTTGATGCGGCAACCGAGAACGTGTTGGGGCAAGGGCCCCCGCATTTTGAGCGCGCAGTGCATTACACCGAGCTGAGCGCCGATCAAGTGGCGGCTTTGAAAACCGCCTATGACGCCGGTCAGATGGCCATGTTGAAAGACCTCAGCACGCAGGCCGCGGAGATGAAGAAATCGGCGAAAGAATTGCCAAAGGAAAGGCGCAGTTTTAGGTTTCGCGCAGGCGGATATTTTTATAGCAAACAGGATGATGTCCCATGA
- a CDS encoding vWA domain-containing protein, whose amino-acid sequence MIIAPKTLLMINATALLCACSVPNAQTSSNPAGTPLAAPIVTPEASAAPMAMEAPAVVIAPPPSSRASNARAGVVTAGDINDTLNLPAFLRFQNTASDGLNLRKANLTEPVMVQLRGPSGTPAPGVRVTLRRPGAADPFYDGYSGVDGMISVFPATLGQSRMRNVELRAFPGGDGPAIVKTLATSTTRQAVTLPVESAWAPDFLDLVFVVDTTGSMSDELTWLSQEITQITRQAQSAAPGVDIRFGLVVYKAPADPYVVKSYGFTSDVGQFTRWIASERSSGGAGGPEVVADALNTAVQLDWRRGRGERLIFQIGDEPPHPLRTRTYYDAAQTAAANGIQVFGLAASGVEAQLEYLMRQGAVMTGGRYLFLTDDSGVGLSHAEPTISCYQVTRLNDLVVRVLRSELSGRRVEAAPSEVIREVGSYQNGICRN is encoded by the coding sequence ATGATTATCGCCCCAAAGACATTGCTCATGATCAACGCAACCGCACTTTTGTGCGCGTGTTCGGTGCCAAATGCGCAGACCAGCAGCAATCCGGCTGGCACACCCCTCGCGGCGCCGATCGTAACACCCGAAGCCAGCGCTGCACCCATGGCGATGGAGGCCCCGGCCGTCGTCATCGCGCCACCCCCATCGTCTCGCGCCAGCAATGCGCGCGCTGGCGTGGTGACCGCAGGCGACATCAATGACACCCTGAACCTGCCTGCTTTCCTGCGCTTCCAGAACACAGCCTCAGACGGGCTCAACCTGCGCAAAGCCAACCTGACCGAGCCCGTCATGGTGCAACTGCGCGGCCCCTCCGGCACGCCAGCCCCGGGCGTGCGCGTTACGCTGCGGCGTCCGGGTGCCGCTGATCCGTTCTATGACGGCTACTCCGGCGTTGACGGCATGATCAGCGTCTTTCCCGCCACTCTGGGGCAGTCGCGCATGCGCAATGTCGAGTTGCGCGCCTTCCCGGGTGGGGACGGCCCCGCCATCGTCAAAACCCTCGCCACAAGCACGACCCGGCAGGCCGTCACTCTGCCCGTTGAAAGCGCATGGGCGCCCGACTTCTTGGATCTGGTGTTTGTGGTCGACACAACCGGCAGCATGAGCGACGAACTGACATGGTTATCGCAGGAAATCACGCAGATCACCCGGCAAGCGCAAAGTGCCGCCCCGGGTGTCGATATCCGCTTCGGGCTGGTGGTCTATAAGGCCCCCGCCGACCCATACGTCGTGAAATCCTATGGTTTCACCAGCGACGTCGGACAATTCACCCGCTGGATCGCGTCCGAACGGTCATCAGGTGGGGCAGGCGGACCCGAAGTCGTCGCCGACGCGCTCAATACCGCCGTGCAGCTGGACTGGCGGCGGGGCAGGGGCGAACGCCTGATCTTCCAGATCGGGGATGAACCACCCCACCCGCTCAGGACCCGCACCTACTATGACGCTGCACAAACCGCCGCGGCGAATGGCATTCAGGTCTTCGGGCTTGCGGCGAGCGGGGTTGAGGCGCAACTGGAATACCTTATGCGACAAGGGGCGGTGATGACCGGCGGCCGGTATCTGTTCCTGACCGACGACAGCGGCGTCGGGCTATCCCATGCCGAACCCACGATCTCTTGCTATCAGGTCACGCGGCTGAACGATCTTGTGGTCCGCGTCCTGCGATCAGAACTCAGCGGACGCCGGGTTGAGGCGGCCCCATCCGAGGTCATCCGCGAGGTTGGTAGCTATCAAAACGGCATTTGCCGGAATTGA
- a CDS encoding winged helix-turn-helix domain-containing protein gives MLLYDYGMKAPPRIFLVEDDPEIGALTQSQLSQEGFDVRLAVDAAGLDRLMAKEQPHMVILDLMLPGEDGLSICRRLRLTSDVHILMLTARTDEIDRVVGLELGADDYLGKPFSMRELVARIRAVMRRGAPDRAPANVTLHFEAFHAHLDRLELRRGDKEITLTSGEFALLRVFLQNPGRVLSRDQLMDMSQGRVADSFDRTVDVQISRLRAKLGENPRDPRMIKTVRNAGYIFTSEVRR, from the coding sequence ATGCTGCTGTATGACTATGGAATGAAAGCCCCGCCGCGCATATTCCTGGTCGAGGACGATCCCGAGATCGGCGCGCTGACACAATCGCAGCTTTCGCAAGAGGGCTTCGATGTGCGGCTGGCCGTGGATGCAGCGGGGCTGGATAGGCTGATGGCCAAGGAGCAACCACATATGGTGATCCTCGACCTGATGTTACCGGGTGAGGATGGTCTCTCGATCTGTCGCAGGCTGCGGCTGACGTCCGATGTCCATATCCTGATGCTGACCGCAAGGACCGATGAAATCGACCGTGTTGTCGGATTAGAGCTTGGCGCAGACGACTATCTTGGCAAACCATTCAGCATGCGCGAACTGGTTGCCCGGATACGCGCGGTGATGCGACGCGGGGCGCCCGACAGGGCCCCGGCCAATGTGACACTGCACTTTGAGGCGTTTCACGCGCATCTTGACCGGCTGGAGCTACGGCGCGGTGATAAGGAAATCACACTGACTTCGGGCGAATTTGCCTTGTTGCGGGTCTTTTTACAGAATCCGGGCCGCGTGCTGTCGCGCGATCAACTGATGGACATGAGCCAGGGCAGGGTGGCTGATAGCTTTGACCGCACAGTCGACGTCCAGATCAGTCGGTTACGCGCCAAACTTGGCGAGAACCCGCGTGATCCGCGCATGATCAAGACAGTCCGCAACGCAGGCTACATCTTCACATCCGAGGTCCGGCGGTGA